The proteins below come from a single Streptomyces tubercidicus genomic window:
- a CDS encoding PucR family transcriptional regulator has protein sequence MVTAVRSAWREVPPYQVRQFAALALEEVPTLAQDILREIRRAYPQLPLVPDEFGEPRALVGIRQSLEHFVAHLTAGPDRPHVHPRVFQEFGRGEGLQGRSLDVLQAVYRLGVRLAWRRLAEIGQQVAIPAPAMYELAESGYEYLDGLVAESVRGYAEAAARQAGERLRLQRRLMEQLFTGPGRRGRGAGAADGVPPALAERAAGLGWALPERVAVAVLLRPAREAVAPAVAPDVLLDMESERPRMVVPEPDAPGRRELLARAAAGWSGAIGPAVPLLDAAKSLRWAGAAVDLTERGLLPAGELLQCTEHTEALVLLPPAELIEDLTRRRLAPLDGCGPAHGRRLAETLLAWLETRGGAPEVAARLGVHPQTVRYRLRQIRELWGTEIDDPDRRFELELVLRARRLRGELS, from the coding sequence ATGGTGACGGCCGTCCGCTCGGCCTGGCGGGAGGTCCCGCCCTACCAGGTACGGCAGTTCGCCGCCCTGGCACTGGAGGAGGTGCCCACCCTCGCCCAGGACATCCTCCGGGAGATCCGCCGCGCCTACCCTCAGCTCCCGTTGGTGCCCGATGAATTCGGGGAGCCCCGGGCGCTGGTGGGCATCCGCCAGTCGCTGGAGCACTTCGTCGCACATCTGACGGCCGGCCCGGACCGCCCGCATGTGCACCCGCGGGTCTTCCAGGAGTTCGGCCGCGGCGAGGGCCTCCAGGGCCGCAGCCTGGATGTCCTGCAGGCCGTATACCGGCTGGGCGTCCGGCTGGCCTGGCGGCGGCTCGCCGAGATCGGCCAGCAGGTCGCGATCCCGGCCCCCGCGATGTACGAGCTCGCCGAGTCCGGCTACGAGTACCTGGACGGGCTGGTCGCCGAATCCGTACGCGGCTACGCCGAGGCCGCCGCCCGCCAGGCCGGTGAGCGGCTGCGGCTGCAACGGCGCCTGATGGAGCAGCTGTTCACCGGACCCGGCAGACGGGGGCGCGGCGCGGGAGCGGCGGACGGGGTGCCGCCGGCCCTGGCCGAGCGCGCCGCCGGGCTCGGCTGGGCGCTGCCCGAGCGGGTCGCGGTCGCGGTGCTGCTGCGCCCGGCCCGGGAGGCGGTCGCGCCCGCCGTCGCCCCGGACGTCCTGCTGGACATGGAGAGCGAACGGCCGCGGATGGTGGTGCCCGAGCCGGACGCCCCCGGGCGGCGGGAGCTGCTGGCCCGCGCGGCGGCCGGCTGGTCCGGTGCGATCGGCCCCGCCGTACCGCTGCTGGACGCCGCCAAGTCGCTGCGCTGGGCCGGGGCCGCGGTCGACCTGACGGAGCGCGGACTGCTGCCCGCGGGCGAACTGCTGCAGTGCACCGAGCACACCGAGGCGCTGGTCCTGCTGCCCCCGGCGGAGCTGATCGAGGACCTCACCCGCCGCCGCCTCGCCCCCCTGGACGGCTGCGGTCCCGCCCATGGCCGACGGCTCGCGGAGACCCTGCTCGCCTGGCTGGAGACCCGCGGCGGCGCCCCCGAGGTCGCCGCCCGTCTTGGCGTCCATCCGCAGACCGTGCGCTACCGGCTGCGCCAGATACGGGAGTTATGGGGCACCGAGATCGACGACCCGGACCGACGCTTCGAACTGGAACTGGTGTTACGGGCCCGGCGGCTGCGCGGCGAGCTCAGCTGA
- a CDS encoding GntR family transcriptional regulator: MEQPAPPPYRRIVDEIRRRIDTGELAPGDRVPSTRRITQEWGVAMATATKVLTTLRQEGLVRAVPGVGTVVDEPKPEPEPERRPQSPSQRAARPELPRTRRPGETDRGLSRESVVRAGLKIADAEGLRALSMRRVAAEFGVSSMALYRHVANKDELVVLMADAAFRDVVLPDPAPDGWRARMEAGARLQWELYQRHPWLAHYLSITRPQPMPRAMALIEWTMARVTGVDPVTLIHMAITLLNHVRATAAGFEDDLEAEQESGMDQSQWMASMEPVFEGIVSSGSYPMYGGVAGHDDDVVNLTSLFEFGLARLLDGMATLVEGRAAGSGGVG, from the coding sequence GTGGAGCAGCCGGCCCCGCCGCCCTACCGCCGGATCGTCGACGAGATCCGGCGCCGTATCGACACCGGCGAGCTGGCGCCGGGCGACCGGGTGCCCTCGACCCGGCGGATCACCCAGGAGTGGGGGGTGGCGATGGCGACCGCCACCAAGGTGCTCACCACCCTGCGCCAGGAGGGCCTGGTCCGGGCCGTGCCGGGCGTGGGCACGGTGGTCGACGAGCCGAAGCCGGAGCCGGAGCCCGAGCGGCGGCCGCAGTCGCCGTCGCAGCGGGCCGCGCGCCCCGAACTCCCGCGTACGCGACGGCCGGGCGAGACAGACCGCGGGCTGAGCCGCGAGAGCGTCGTACGGGCCGGACTCAAGATCGCCGACGCCGAGGGGCTGCGGGCGCTGTCGATGCGCCGGGTCGCCGCCGAGTTCGGGGTGTCCTCGATGGCGCTCTACCGCCATGTGGCCAATAAGGACGAACTGGTGGTGCTGATGGCGGACGCCGCGTTCCGCGATGTCGTACTCCCGGACCCGGCGCCGGACGGCTGGCGCGCGCGGATGGAGGCGGGCGCACGGCTGCAATGGGAGCTCTACCAGCGGCATCCGTGGCTGGCGCACTATCTGTCGATCACCAGGCCGCAGCCGATGCCGCGGGCGATGGCGCTCATCGAGTGGACCATGGCGCGGGTGACGGGCGTGGACCCGGTGACGCTGATCCATATGGCCATCACGCTGCTGAACCATGTGCGCGCCACCGCCGCCGGCTTCGAGGACGATCTGGAGGCCGAGCAGGAGAGCGGGATGGACCAGAGCCAGTGGATGGCGTCCATGGAGCCGGTCTTCGAGGGCATCGTCTCCTCGGGCTCCTACCCCATGTACGGGGGTGTCGCGGGGCACGACGACGACGTGGTGAATCTGACCTCGCTGTTCGAGTTCGGGCTGGCCAGGCTGCTGGACGGGATGGCGACGCTGGTGGAGGGCCGGGCGGCCGGCTCCGGCGGGGTCGGCTGA
- a CDS encoding MFS transporter — translation MSFTTYTSPPSAGRREWTALAVLLLPCLLVSMDVSVLYFAVPFLTAELEPSSVQQLWILDVYGFVLAGLLITMGALGDRIGRRRLLLSGALLFGLASGVAAYAQSAEMLIAARALLGIGGATLMPSTLALIRNLFHDAKQRGKAVAIWSSAMMGGIAVGPVLSGALLEHFWWGSVFLINTPAMVLLLVCGPLLLPEFKNPAAGRFDLPGSLLSLLAMLPTVYGIKEIARDGLALRPVLVLVAGLLAAAAFVYRQRTARHPMLDLELFRRRGFSVSVLMNLLAMFAVVGCAVFFTQYLQSVRGMSPMEAALWNLLPTLAVGGMAPAAAALAQRMDRAHVIALGFVIAAGGFLWLSWLEPGSALWFVLVASSVYASGLVMVMSLGNELAIGLAPPERAGSASALLESGTELGGALGMAILGSIGSAVYHADMGGALPAGLPSAASDTARETLAGAAAVAAQLPDRAGEALLTAARSAFTDGLQTAVLGAAAVMACAAVLALTLLRGLRLPGVEGEPDVRGVAGTPQGSAAPAGVEAVGPSAP, via the coding sequence ATGTCGTTTACCACGTACACATCCCCACCGTCGGCCGGCCGACGGGAGTGGACCGCCCTGGCCGTCCTTCTGCTGCCCTGCCTGCTCGTCTCGATGGACGTCTCGGTGCTCTACTTCGCGGTGCCGTTCCTGACCGCGGAACTGGAGCCCAGCAGCGTCCAGCAACTCTGGATCCTGGACGTCTACGGCTTCGTCCTGGCCGGACTGCTGATCACCATGGGCGCGCTGGGCGACCGCATCGGCCGCCGCAGGCTGCTGCTGTCCGGCGCCCTCCTCTTCGGCCTCGCCTCCGGGGTCGCCGCCTACGCGCAGAGCGCCGAGATGCTCATCGCCGCACGCGCGTTGCTCGGCATCGGCGGGGCCACCCTGATGCCGTCCACGCTCGCGCTGATCCGCAACCTCTTCCATGACGCCAAGCAGCGCGGCAAGGCCGTCGCGATCTGGTCGTCGGCGATGATGGGCGGTATCGCGGTCGGCCCGGTGCTCAGCGGGGCGCTGCTGGAGCACTTCTGGTGGGGCTCGGTGTTCCTGATCAACACCCCGGCGATGGTGCTCCTGCTGGTCTGCGGGCCGCTGCTGCTGCCGGAGTTCAAGAACCCGGCGGCCGGGCGCTTCGATCTGCCCGGCTCGCTGCTGTCCCTGCTCGCGATGCTGCCGACGGTCTACGGAATCAAGGAGATCGCCCGCGACGGACTGGCGCTGCGGCCCGTCCTCGTCCTGGTGGCCGGTCTGCTGGCCGCCGCGGCCTTCGTGTACCGCCAGCGCACCGCCCGCCATCCGATGCTCGACCTGGAACTGTTCCGCCGGCGCGGGTTCAGCGTCTCGGTGCTGATGAACCTGCTGGCGATGTTCGCGGTCGTCGGCTGTGCGGTCTTCTTCACCCAGTACCTGCAGTCCGTACGGGGGATGAGCCCCATGGAGGCCGCGCTGTGGAATCTGCTGCCGACGCTCGCGGTGGGCGGGATGGCACCGGCGGCCGCCGCGCTCGCCCAACGGATGGACCGGGCCCATGTCATCGCCCTGGGCTTTGTCATCGCGGCCGGCGGCTTCCTCTGGCTCTCCTGGCTGGAGCCGGGCTCTGCCCTGTGGTTCGTCCTGGTCGCCTCGTCGGTCTACGCGTCGGGCCTGGTGATGGTGATGTCCCTCGGCAATGAACTGGCCATCGGCCTCGCCCCGCCCGAGCGCGCCGGCTCCGCCTCGGCCCTCCTGGAATCCGGCACCGAACTGGGCGGCGCGCTGGGCATGGCCATCCTGGGCAGCATCGGAAGCGCGGTCTACCACGCGGACATGGGCGGCGCACTACCCGCCGGCCTCCCGTCGGCCGCCTCCGACACGGCCCGGGAAACCCTGGCCGGCGCCGCAGCGGTGGCCGCCCAACTCCCGGACCGGGCAGGCGAGGCACTCCTGACCGCGGCCCGGTCCGCCTTCACCGACGGCCTCCAGACGGCCGTACTGGGCGCCGCGGCCGTCATGGCCTGCGCCGCGGTGCTGGCCCTGACCCTGCTGCGAGGGCTCCGGCTGCCGGGAGTTGAGGGGGAGCCGGACGTCAGGGGGGTGGCCGGTACGCCGCAGGGCAGTGCCGCGCCGGCCGGGGTGGAGGCGGTCGGCCCGTCTGCGCCCTAG
- a CDS encoding ABC transporter ATP-binding protein: MWSFALPHKGALVGALLLGLVASALGLATPMVTKWVLDALGASASLKGPVVALLVLLVVGGAVRFRQWTLLGTVGERVVLEARESMVRRFLRATVPAVSRRPTGELVTRVTSDTVLLREAATGALVGLINGTVMLLGTLVMMGVLDGVLLGTTMAAVVLTGVLFAVLMPGIAAAQRRAQEHLGRLGGVLEGTLRAIKTVKVSRAEERTAERILAEARSSAAYGIRAVRREALAWTASLSGIELATIAILGVGAWRVGEGQMEISSLIAFLLYAFGLMEPITELSANVSALQAGIAAAERIRETADLPTESTARPVPANGPAPNGGYRGTRHDVPVLALRQVTAAYGPDAEPAVRDIDLVVPRRGHTAIVGLSGAGKTTLFSLFLRFLEPTRGELLLDGRPYREHTHEETRARLAYVEQDTPIVPGSIRDNLLLSRPDATEEEVRRVLCDVRLAEKIDGLDDGLDTPLSDTAVSGGERQRIALARALLRTPDVLLLDEATAQLDGLTEAAVHDCIRARAATGAVVTIAHRLSTVIDADSIVVMEAGRIRVQGSHAELLATDALYGELVKSLRIGPRIGPDTAPDPEAVPAPARRAAP; encoded by the coding sequence TTGTGGTCGTTCGCGCTGCCGCACAAGGGTGCGCTGGTCGGGGCGCTGCTTCTGGGACTGGTGGCATCGGCGCTGGGGCTGGCTACGCCCATGGTCACCAAGTGGGTGCTCGATGCGCTGGGCGCCTCGGCGTCACTGAAGGGGCCCGTGGTGGCGCTGCTGGTGCTGCTCGTGGTCGGCGGGGCCGTCCGGTTCCGGCAGTGGACGCTGCTCGGCACCGTGGGGGAACGTGTGGTGCTGGAGGCCCGTGAGTCGATGGTGCGGCGTTTTCTGCGGGCCACCGTGCCGGCCGTCAGCCGGCGCCCGACCGGTGAGCTCGTCACCCGCGTCACCTCCGACACGGTCCTGCTGCGCGAGGCGGCCACCGGTGCGCTGGTCGGCCTGATCAACGGGACGGTCATGCTGCTGGGCACCCTCGTCATGATGGGCGTGCTCGATGGGGTGCTGCTCGGGACGACGATGGCGGCCGTGGTGTTGACCGGCGTGCTGTTCGCGGTGCTGATGCCCGGGATCGCCGCGGCGCAGCGGCGGGCCCAGGAGCACCTGGGCCGGCTCGGTGGCGTACTGGAGGGCACTCTTCGCGCCATCAAGACGGTGAAGGTCAGCCGCGCCGAGGAGCGTACGGCCGAGCGGATTCTGGCCGAGGCGCGCTCCTCCGCCGCGTACGGCATCCGCGCGGTCCGCCGTGAGGCGTTGGCCTGGACGGCCTCGTTGTCCGGTATCGAGCTGGCGACCATCGCGATCCTGGGTGTGGGCGCCTGGCGGGTCGGCGAGGGGCAGATGGAGATCTCCAGTCTGATCGCCTTCCTGCTGTACGCGTTCGGGCTCATGGAGCCGATCACCGAGTTGAGCGCGAATGTCAGTGCGCTACAGGCCGGTATCGCCGCCGCGGAACGCATCCGTGAGACGGCCGACCTGCCGACCGAGAGCACCGCGAGGCCGGTGCCCGCCAACGGCCCAGCGCCAAACGGGGGTTACCGGGGTACCCGTCACGACGTGCCCGTACTGGCGCTGCGGCAGGTCACCGCGGCGTACGGGCCCGACGCCGAACCCGCCGTACGGGATATCGACCTGGTCGTCCCCCGGCGTGGGCACACCGCGATCGTCGGCTTGTCGGGAGCCGGCAAGACCACCCTGTTCTCCCTCTTCCTGCGGTTTCTGGAGCCGACGCGGGGCGAACTGCTCCTGGACGGCCGTCCGTACCGCGAGCACACCCATGAGGAGACCCGGGCGCGACTGGCGTATGTGGAGCAGGACACCCCGATCGTGCCCGGGAGCATCCGTGACAACCTGCTGCTCTCCCGCCCTGACGCGACGGAGGAGGAAGTGCGCCGGGTCCTGTGCGATGTCCGGCTGGCCGAGAAGATCGATGGCCTCGATGACGGCCTGGACACACCGCTGTCCGACACGGCCGTCTCAGGGGGCGAACGCCAGCGCATCGCCCTGGCGCGAGCCCTGTTGCGCACCCCTGATGTCCTGCTCCTCGACGAGGCGACGGCCCAGCTCGACGGGCTGACCGAGGCCGCCGTCCATGACTGCATACGGGCCCGCGCGGCCACGGGTGCGGTGGTCACGATCGCCCACCGGCTGTCGACCGTGATCGACGCGGACAGCATCGTGGTGATGGAGGCGGGCCGCATCCGCGTCCAGGGCAGCCACGCGGAACTGCTGGCGACCGACGCCCTGTACGGGGAGCTGGTGAAGTCCCTGCGCATCGGCCCGCGCATCGGCCCGGACACCGCGCCGGACCCGGAGGCCGTCCCCGCCCCGGCCCGGCGTGCGGCCCCCTGA
- a CDS encoding MarR family winged helix-turn-helix transcriptional regulator — MTPRADPLTVEVVGLIGTVVARYYEEYEQAATEHSLTGAQARVLSLLSVEPLPMRKIAQRLKCEPSNITGIVDRLESRGLVERRPDPADRRVKLAAPTEEGASLAQALRTSLDFAREPLGRLTAAERTLLKELLQKMLGVAPE, encoded by the coding sequence ATGACCCCCCGCGCAGACCCCCTGACCGTCGAGGTCGTCGGCCTCATCGGCACCGTCGTGGCCCGCTACTACGAGGAGTACGAGCAGGCCGCGACCGAGCATTCCCTCACCGGCGCACAGGCCCGGGTGCTCAGCCTGCTCTCCGTCGAGCCGCTGCCCATGCGCAAGATCGCCCAGCGCCTGAAGTGTGAGCCGTCGAATATCACCGGCATCGTGGACCGCCTGGAGTCCCGCGGCCTGGTCGAGCGCCGCCCCGATCCCGCCGACCGCCGCGTCAAGCTCGCCGCCCCGACCGAGGAGGGGGCAAGCCTGGCACAGGCCCTGCGGACATCCCTGGACTTCGCGCGAGAGCCCCTCGGCCGGCTGACGGCCGCCGAGCGGACACTGCTGAAGGAACTGCTGCAGAAGATGCTGGGCGTCGCCCCCGAATAG
- a CDS encoding NADP-dependent oxidoreductase produces MSALPTTSREWHLVARPHGWPTPEDFALREAAVPEVGEGQILVRTQHFSVDPYMRGRMNDVKSYVPPFQLDQPMEGGAVGEVLASRDESIAVGDHVLHGLGWREYAVLDAKRAAKVDPSLAPLTAYLGVLGMPGLTAYAGLIEVASFKEGDAVFVSGAAGAVGSEVGQIAKLKGASRVIGSAGSDEKVKLLVEEYGFDAAFNYKNGDVSKQLKEAAPDGIDVYFDNVGGDHLEAAISSLNVHGRAAICGMISMYNATEPTPAPRNLAMVIGKRLRLQGLLVSDHAALQPKFVEEVSAWIRSGELKYAETKVSGIENGVDAFLGLLRGENTGKMIVSLEG; encoded by the coding sequence ATGTCCGCACTGCCCACGACCAGCCGCGAATGGCACCTCGTCGCCCGCCCTCACGGCTGGCCCACCCCGGAGGACTTCGCGCTGCGCGAGGCCGCGGTGCCCGAGGTCGGCGAGGGCCAGATCCTCGTCCGTACACAGCACTTCTCCGTCGACCCGTACATGCGCGGCCGGATGAACGATGTGAAGTCCTACGTCCCGCCCTTCCAGCTGGACCAGCCGATGGAGGGCGGCGCGGTCGGCGAGGTCCTCGCCTCGCGCGACGAGTCCATCGCCGTCGGTGACCATGTCCTGCACGGCCTCGGCTGGCGTGAGTACGCGGTCCTGGACGCCAAGCGCGCCGCCAAGGTGGACCCGTCGCTGGCTCCGCTCACCGCCTACCTCGGTGTGCTGGGCATGCCCGGCCTGACCGCCTACGCGGGGCTGATCGAGGTGGCCTCCTTCAAGGAGGGCGACGCCGTCTTCGTATCCGGCGCGGCCGGTGCGGTGGGCAGCGAGGTCGGCCAGATCGCCAAGCTCAAGGGCGCCTCCCGGGTCATCGGCTCGGCCGGCTCCGACGAGAAGGTCAAGCTCCTGGTGGAGGAGTACGGCTTCGACGCCGCCTTCAACTACAAGAACGGCGACGTCAGCAAGCAGCTCAAGGAAGCCGCCCCGGACGGTATCGACGTCTACTTCGACAACGTGGGCGGCGACCACCTCGAAGCGGCCATCAGCTCCCTCAACGTCCATGGCCGTGCCGCCATATGCGGCATGATCTCGATGTACAACGCCACGGAGCCGACCCCGGCGCCCCGCAACCTCGCCATGGTGATCGGCAAGCGCCTGCGCCTCCAGGGCCTGCTGGTCAGCGACCACGCCGCCCTCCAGCCGAAGTTCGTCGAGGAAGTCTCCGCCTGGATCCGCTCCGGCGAACTGAAGTACGCCGAGACCAAGGTGTCCGGCATAGAGAACGGCGTCGATGCCTTCCTGGGCCTGCTGCGCGGCGAGAACACGGGCAAGATGATCGTGAGCCTGGAGGGCTGA
- a CDS encoding SDR family NAD(P)-dependent oxidoreductase: MTTTLITGANKGLGYETARRLLAAGHTVYLGARNTDRGMAAASELGARFVHLDVTDDASVAAAVATVEAAGGLDVLVNNAGIEVRSPEGEIIRAAELTADVMREVFEANVFGLVRVTHAFLPLLERSAAPVMVNVSSGTASLAQAGKGYPGVAYPVSKTAVNMLTVQFAKAFPRIRINAVEPGYTATDLNQHEGTQTVEQGAEIIVRMAQLTPDGPTGGFFDAAGPLPW; the protein is encoded by the coding sequence ATGACGACAACGTTAATCACCGGGGCCAACAAGGGTCTTGGCTACGAGACCGCTCGGCGCCTGCTCGCCGCGGGGCACACCGTTTACCTGGGAGCGCGCAACACCGACCGGGGCATGGCGGCAGCGTCCGAGCTCGGCGCCCGGTTCGTACACCTCGATGTCACCGACGACGCGTCGGTCGCCGCCGCGGTCGCCACCGTCGAGGCCGCCGGCGGCCTGGACGTCCTGGTCAACAACGCCGGAATCGAGGTGCGTTCGCCCGAGGGCGAGATCATCCGCGCCGCGGAGCTGACCGCCGATGTGATGCGGGAAGTGTTCGAGGCCAATGTCTTCGGCCTGGTCCGGGTAACCCACGCCTTCCTGCCACTGCTGGAACGGTCCGCCGCACCGGTGATGGTCAATGTCAGCAGCGGCACAGCTTCGCTGGCCCAGGCCGGCAAGGGGTACCCGGGGGTCGCGTACCCGGTCTCCAAGACCGCGGTCAACATGCTCACCGTGCAGTTCGCCAAGGCGTTCCCACGGATACGGATCAACGCCGTGGAGCCCGGCTACACCGCGACGGACCTGAACCAGCACGAGGGCACGCAAACCGTCGAACAGGGCGCCGAGATCATCGTCCGGATGGCTCAACTGACTCCGGACGGCCCAACCGGCGGCTTCTTCGACGCAGCGGGCCCTCTCCCCTGGTAG
- a CDS encoding organic hydroperoxide resistance protein, translating to MSIQTVDVVYTAVATAENGRDGRVASDDGKLDVVVNPPKEQGGSGAGTNPEQLFAAGYSACFQGALGVVARRENVDVSGSRVTAKVGIGKTPDGGFGLTVEIAASIPQVDAATAQDLVEKAHQVCPYSRATRGNIEVKLTV from the coding sequence ATGTCCATCCAGACCGTCGACGTCGTCTACACCGCCGTCGCCACCGCTGAGAACGGCCGGGACGGCCGCGTCGCCAGCGACGACGGCAAGCTCGATGTGGTCGTCAACCCGCCCAAGGAGCAGGGTGGCAGCGGCGCCGGCACCAACCCCGAGCAGCTCTTCGCGGCTGGTTACAGCGCCTGCTTCCAGGGTGCGCTCGGCGTCGTCGCCCGCCGGGAGAACGTCGATGTCTCCGGCTCCCGGGTGACCGCCAAGGTCGGCATCGGCAAGACCCCGGACGGGGGTTTCGGCCTCACGGTCGAGATCGCTGCCTCGATCCCGCAGGTCGATGCGGCCACCGCCCAGGACCTCGTGGAGAAGGCGCACCAGGTGTGCCCGTACTCCCGCGCCACTCGCGGCAACATCGAGGTCAAGCTGACCGTCTGA
- a CDS encoding LacI family DNA-binding transcriptional regulator, with the protein MANIKDVAERAGVSVATVSRVLNGHSPVAETRERVLAAVRELGYRPNNVARALRTARTGALGLIISDLTNPFFTELADAVEDEARSLGYSLVIGNAGERPAQQDDYIRTLLDRRIDGLLVSSAGTGSAMLSEVVASGTPLVLLDRTVPGVDAPCVRADGRAALTELAAHLAAHGRCRPAIIVAPAGTPTGDERLSLFRTALGGYGLTLPDERVGATPDLQHTGGRQVMSAFLDLAEPPDAVLATDNLMALGAMDELRSRGLRVPDDVALVVYDDVPWFTHTDPPLTAIAQPTRELGRAAVHALLARIEGRPVDSVLLPARLVTRRSCGELPAP; encoded by the coding sequence ATGGCGAACATCAAAGATGTGGCGGAGCGGGCGGGAGTTTCCGTTGCCACGGTCTCCCGGGTGCTCAACGGGCACAGTCCGGTTGCCGAGACCCGTGAGCGGGTGCTGGCCGCCGTACGGGAGCTGGGGTACCGGCCCAACAACGTCGCCCGCGCGCTGCGCACCGCGCGGACCGGTGCGCTCGGGCTGATCATCAGCGATCTCACCAACCCCTTCTTCACCGAGCTGGCCGACGCCGTCGAGGACGAGGCCCGCAGCCTCGGATACAGCCTGGTCATCGGCAATGCCGGCGAGCGCCCCGCGCAGCAGGACGACTACATCCGCACGCTCCTCGACCGCCGGATCGACGGTCTGCTGGTCAGCTCGGCCGGCACCGGTTCGGCGATGCTCAGTGAGGTGGTGGCCTCCGGCACCCCACTGGTGCTGCTGGACCGCACGGTGCCCGGCGTCGACGCCCCCTGCGTCCGTGCCGACGGCCGTGCGGCGCTCACCGAGCTCGCCGCCCATCTCGCGGCGCACGGCCGCTGCCGCCCGGCGATCATCGTCGCCCCGGCCGGCACCCCCACCGGCGACGAGCGCCTCAGCCTCTTCCGTACGGCGCTGGGAGGGTACGGCCTCACCCTGCCCGACGAGCGGGTCGGTGCCACGCCCGACCTCCAGCACACCGGCGGCCGGCAGGTGATGAGCGCCTTCCTCGACCTCGCCGAGCCGCCGGACGCGGTGCTCGCCACCGACAACCTGATGGCGCTGGGTGCGATGGATGAACTCCGGTCCCGTGGGCTGCGGGTCCCCGATGATGTGGCGCTGGTGGTGTACGACGACGTGCCGTGGTTCACCCACACCGATCCGCCGCTGACCGCCATCGCCCAGCCCACCCGTGAACTGGGCAGGGCCGCGGTCCACGCCCTGCTGGCACGGATCGAGGGCCGGCCCGTCGACTCGGTGCTGCTGCCCGCCCGGCTGGTCACCCGCCGCTCCTGCGGCGAACTGCCCGCCCCCTGA